The following proteins come from a genomic window of Oceanispirochaeta sp. M1:
- a CDS encoding ABC transporter substrate-binding protein: MKKLLVMLMILVLGVSTLMAGGQSEEGQSEKEATTLSVMYTYNQASLGQDARVDAWYKMQEEMISAHPEVNFEFEYVPHDAYQDKIQILAAANELPDVFEVKGSWVKNFVSNNRLMPLNEIMAADKAWSGNYKEGVLKNFTIDGSVYAVSIEGGGTTHVIFYNKLILKEAGYDSFPTEYDDFKDMLQAIAAKGYTPISLGDKSSWVAESCYLSTIGNRMTGSDWTNSITNREGASFTDPQFIKSLDVLAELAEIGAFNADMNSLEYTQQRTPYYNGKAAMFVEGGWAINHVIENALPEILAATGIADFPEVPGQMGADNLNTGGTSGWAIGANSAVADNPDKKELVVEMMKRFSNMENAVKLAETGRTPAMKVTDFDSSALHALNIEYFDYMDKFVPAPTYDLVWDPAVIETLNSGIQMLLIGQVSSEELAESVQKEYTR; this comes from the coding sequence ATGAAGAAACTGTTAGTTATGCTGATGATCCTGGTTCTCGGGGTATCAACCCTTATGGCCGGTGGGCAGAGTGAAGAAGGTCAGTCCGAAAAAGAGGCGACAACTCTCTCTGTAATGTACACATATAATCAAGCCAGCCTTGGCCAGGATGCCAGAGTTGACGCCTGGTATAAGATGCAGGAAGAGATGATCAGTGCACATCCTGAAGTTAATTTTGAGTTTGAATACGTTCCTCATGATGCTTATCAGGATAAAATTCAGATCCTGGCTGCAGCCAATGAGCTGCCCGATGTATTTGAAGTAAAGGGATCATGGGTAAAGAATTTTGTAAGCAATAACCGCCTTATGCCTTTGAATGAGATAATGGCTGCTGATAAAGCATGGAGTGGAAACTATAAAGAGGGTGTTCTGAAAAACTTTACAATTGATGGTTCTGTTTATGCAGTTTCCATCGAGGGTGGAGGGACTACACATGTCATTTTCTACAATAAATTAATTTTAAAAGAAGCAGGTTATGACTCATTTCCTACTGAATATGATGATTTTAAAGATATGCTTCAGGCCATTGCAGCTAAGGGATATACTCCTATCTCCCTGGGTGATAAGAGCAGCTGGGTTGCTGAAAGCTGTTATTTGAGTACCATCGGTAACAGAATGACCGGTTCTGACTGGACAAACAGCATTACAAATAGAGAGGGAGCCTCTTTTACTGACCCTCAGTTTATCAAATCCCTTGATGTTCTTGCAGAACTGGCTGAAATAGGTGCATTTAATGCTGATATGAACAGTCTTGAGTACACTCAGCAGAGAACTCCCTATTACAATGGAAAAGCAGCCATGTTTGTTGAGGGTGGATGGGCAATCAATCATGTAATTGAAAATGCTCTTCCTGAAATCCTTGCCGCTACAGGTATTGCCGACTTCCCTGAAGTTCCCGGACAGATGGGAGCTGATAACCTGAATACCGGTGGAACAAGCGGTTGGGCCATCGGAGCTAATTCTGCTGTAGCAGATAATCCTGATAAAAAAGAACTTGTTGTTGAAATGATGAAACGTTTCTCCAATATGGAAAATGCTGTAAAATTAGCCGAAACCGGCAGAACCCCTGCCATGAAAGTTACAGACTTTGACAGCAGTGCTCTGCATGCCTTGAATATCGAATACTTCGATTATATGGACAAATTCGTTCCTGCACCAACCTATGACCTGGTCTGGGATCCTGCAGTGATAGAAACACTTAACAGTGGAATCCAGATGCTTCTGATCGGTCAGGTGAGTTCTGAAGAACTGGCTGAGAGTGTTCAGAAAGAATACACACGCTAA
- a CDS encoding extracellular solute-binding protein translates to MKLTGHGKKWLLGMVIFLLAGFLFAKGDKESSTASSEKDEGITEMELFVNHSWWTLKNWNGTIPEEITNETGVRLNIHVATDSNQLPLMIASDELPELIYTSNEGSGFYKMLSNSNVCYPWNELIEKYAVDFKPDPMLAKINTVKDGNFYTILNNLSSQNEWNAKPKAIPAGMPGIAIRTDLMEELGNPPLQNLVDFENTLMMVKKNYPDMIPLIMEPNWLGAYFRAAFGTQETGFEIKDDKLIHVLYEQEQLDYYLFLNRLYRNGLITAENFAIKGGDSARAEEFALNGKAFAYQHEITIADRLNTKLERSDKNFRFNLISNLLSENFEFYQNEIGWSGVFITKENKNPEKAINFVKYMSSDKGQMTGLWGIEGRDWSMHEEGYPIFNYNSQDTDFLDHEGIFWWGLLFSTAANEGLGKFVPGTEMTEAGLEMKKVAVFRPELGLIKPEPESDIDIISKKIKDMVEIEEINIYLAESEAEAEEAYYRMIGLAERIGLEKYSVWANEQYGMIKDSF, encoded by the coding sequence ATGAAACTTACAGGACATGGAAAAAAATGGCTGTTGGGAATGGTCATTTTTCTGCTGGCGGGATTCCTTTTTGCAAAAGGGGATAAGGAATCTTCAACTGCTTCAAGTGAGAAGGATGAAGGGATTACGGAAATGGAACTGTTTGTCAATCATAGTTGGTGGACACTCAAAAATTGGAACGGAACTATTCCGGAGGAGATAACAAATGAGACAGGTGTCAGGCTTAATATTCATGTAGCTACTGACTCGAATCAGCTTCCCTTGATGATCGCGTCGGATGAGCTGCCTGAATTGATCTATACGAGCAATGAAGGGAGCGGTTTTTACAAGATGCTTTCCAATTCTAATGTCTGTTATCCATGGAATGAACTCATTGAGAAATATGCGGTGGATTTCAAACCGGATCCAATGCTGGCAAAAATCAATACTGTAAAGGACGGAAATTTCTATACAATTCTAAACAATCTCTCTTCTCAGAACGAGTGGAATGCAAAACCGAAGGCAATCCCTGCGGGAATGCCAGGTATAGCGATTCGGACAGATCTTATGGAAGAACTGGGAAATCCTCCTCTTCAAAATCTGGTAGATTTTGAAAACACACTCATGATGGTTAAAAAGAACTATCCTGATATGATTCCACTCATTATGGAGCCAAACTGGCTCGGAGCTTATTTTAGGGCTGCCTTTGGAACTCAGGAGACGGGCTTTGAGATAAAAGATGATAAACTGATACATGTTCTCTATGAACAAGAGCAACTGGATTATTATCTTTTCCTAAATCGCCTATATCGTAACGGACTTATTACGGCGGAAAACTTTGCCATTAAAGGTGGAGATTCAGCCAGGGCAGAGGAATTCGCACTTAACGGAAAGGCTTTTGCTTATCAGCATGAAATAACTATAGCAGACCGGTTGAACACAAAGCTGGAAAGAAGTGATAAGAATTTCAGATTTAATCTAATCTCTAATCTACTAAGTGAAAACTTTGAATTCTACCAGAACGAAATCGGCTGGTCGGGTGTTTTTATTACTAAAGAAAATAAAAATCCTGAAAAAGCGATCAATTTTGTCAAATATATGAGCAGTGACAAAGGTCAGATGACAGGACTCTGGGGAATCGAAGGAAGGGACTGGTCCATGCATGAGGAAGGGTATCCGATATTTAATTATAATTCACAGGATACTGATTTTCTTGATCATGAAGGAATCTTCTGGTGGGGACTTTTATTTTCTACAGCTGCAAATGAGGGACTGGGGAAATTTGTACCTGGCACTGAGATGACAGAGGCTGGTCTGGAAATGAAAAAGGTTGCTGTTTTCCGTCCTGAGTTGGGATTGATAAAACCTGAACCTGAATCAGATATCGATATAATAAGTAAAAAAATAAAAGATATGGTCGAAATTGAAGAGATCAATATATATCTTGCTGAATCTGAGGCTGAAGCCGAAGAAGCTTATTATAGAATGATTGGTCTTGCTGAGCGGATTGGACTGGAAAAGTATTCTGTATGGGCCAATGAACAGTATGGGATGATTAAAGATTCATTCTAA
- a CDS encoding sensor histidine kinase, which produces MKGTLSFRHKLLLSFLLISTVPLFIVSMLILRESNKTLEKNIIDSNLNFIKQVGINIDQTVTRVNDLSLFIFQNKDIYNFLHLPPDVSTEESDRLTLNIYRTLTFFMNTGTGITSILIEGENGLTFSINPMNYNQDVFTEDMLKKVDSLDGEAFWSQISSDLVAQSRLIKDYYDLKRDLGHVSIQISVDEILKNFPVNNGESAKKIYIFRDDDQVLISSGSIPDSIQNEILPKISLMRLKSGYFYDELNDTQHLTFFTVLPSSDITLIWTIPLEKVGLYDLLLNQVSIVTLTMILVSIIMAFLFSRSFFLPLKILGYSMKKVENEQFEIRIPQRRNDEIGALISSFNNMAERLDELHNEVYVAHVKEKEAELIALETQINPHFLYNTLDTIYWMTKLEGSFESAQMIKTLADLFRIALSSGNEKIPLKKELEHLNYYMEIQMKRFGNLFTFSLQVDPELEERTVLKLILQPLVENAIVHGIEKKQGASKIDVSITADNEGLLIYRVSDDGAGFNTNTLKQNSGDKKGGFGLRNVDERLRLAYGPEYGILVESTHGEGTTIVIRQPLKDKTE; this is translated from the coding sequence ATGAAAGGTACTTTAAGCTTCAGGCACAAACTGCTTCTCTCATTTCTCTTGATCTCTACAGTGCCTCTGTTCATTGTGAGTATGCTGATACTCCGAGAATCGAATAAAACCCTTGAGAAAAATATTATTGACTCCAATCTCAATTTTATTAAACAAGTAGGAATCAATATTGATCAGACTGTAACCAGAGTCAATGATTTGTCATTGTTCATCTTTCAAAACAAGGACATATATAATTTTCTCCATCTGCCGCCAGATGTTTCCACTGAAGAATCCGATAGACTGACTTTAAACATTTACAGAACCCTTACATTCTTTATGAATACCGGAACAGGAATTACTTCCATACTGATAGAAGGAGAGAATGGCCTGACTTTTTCTATTAATCCCATGAATTATAATCAGGATGTATTTACAGAAGATATGTTAAAGAAAGTTGATTCTTTAGATGGGGAAGCATTCTGGAGTCAGATCTCTTCTGATCTGGTTGCTCAGTCCAGGTTGATTAAGGATTATTATGATTTGAAACGAGATTTGGGACATGTTTCAATACAAATCAGTGTTGATGAGATTCTCAAGAACTTTCCGGTAAATAATGGGGAGTCAGCTAAGAAAATTTATATTTTCAGAGATGATGATCAGGTTCTCATCTCATCTGGTAGTATTCCGGACTCCATTCAAAATGAGATATTACCTAAGATTTCACTGATGCGATTAAAATCCGGTTATTTCTATGATGAACTGAATGATACTCAGCATTTGACTTTTTTCACTGTACTTCCTTCCTCGGATATCACTTTAATCTGGACCATTCCTTTAGAAAAAGTTGGTTTGTACGATCTTTTACTTAACCAGGTGAGTATTGTTACCCTGACAATGATATTGGTCAGCATCATTATGGCCTTTCTATTTTCGCGAAGTTTTTTCCTTCCTTTGAAAATCCTGGGATATTCAATGAAAAAAGTAGAAAATGAGCAGTTTGAGATTCGTATACCCCAAAGAAGAAATGACGAGATCGGTGCCCTTATTTCATCTTTTAACAATATGGCAGAACGTCTTGATGAATTACATAATGAAGTTTATGTCGCCCATGTTAAGGAAAAAGAGGCAGAGTTAATTGCTTTGGAAACTCAGATCAATCCCCATTTCTTATACAATACTCTTGATACCATATACTGGATGACCAAATTAGAGGGATCATTTGAATCTGCTCAAATGATTAAAACACTTGCAGACTTATTTCGAATTGCCTTAAGCAGTGGGAATGAAAAGATTCCGTTAAAAAAGGAATTGGAACATTTAAATTACTATATGGAAATTCAGATGAAAAGATTTGGAAATCTGTTCACATTTTCACTTCAGGTAGACCCGGAACTTGAAGAAAGAACTGTGCTTAAATTGATACTGCAGCCTCTGGTTGAGAATGCGATTGTGCATGGAATTGAAAAAAAACAGGGAGCATCGAAAATTGATGTCTCAATCACTGCTGATAATGAGGGTCTCTTGATATACAGAGTCAGTGATGATGGTGCCGGTTTTAATACGAACACTCTAAAACAGAACTCAGGGGATAAAAAAGGCGGTTTCGGATTAAGAAATGTTGATGAGAGACTTCGCTTAGCTTATGGTCCCGAGTATGGGATTCTTGTAGAGAGTACGCATGGAGAAGGAACAACTATAGTCATTCGTCAACCTCTTAAGGACAAAACAGAATGA
- a CDS encoding sugar ABC transporter permease, which produces MLTENAISSGIPVRNRMYRQALRRKEIRKQKYFHLMILMGMIYLFIFVYIPLFGIIIAFKDYRIVSGISGMFTSDWVGSKYFVEFFTDYQFSQIIRNTLAIIFLQLFFVFPVPILFAILLNEVKSVPFKRVVQTVSYLPHFISWVVVYGIAVALFAENGGLFNDLFVLLGLLEKPKAILTDPDAFWTVSVLSAVWKEMGWNAIIFLAAIAGINPALYEAADVDGASRIAKIKHITLPSLKSAIVIVLILKVGYLFKGGAFEQCFLFGNRMNNGASEIIPTYAFRVGLVNGRYAFATAVDLLQSSVAIVVVYLINFISKKLTDSSLF; this is translated from the coding sequence TTGCTTACAGAAAATGCCATTTCATCCGGAATCCCTGTCAGAAACAGAATGTACAGGCAGGCATTGCGGAGGAAAGAAATTAGAAAACAAAAATACTTTCATCTAATGATTCTTATGGGTATGATTTACCTTTTTATTTTTGTTTATATTCCCCTTTTCGGTATTATTATTGCATTTAAGGATTACAGGATAGTCAGTGGGATCAGTGGCATGTTTACCAGTGACTGGGTAGGATCTAAATATTTTGTTGAGTTTTTTACTGATTACCAGTTCAGCCAGATTATCAGAAATACCCTTGCAATTATATTTCTACAGCTGTTTTTTGTTTTTCCCGTGCCTATTCTATTTGCAATTCTTCTAAATGAGGTTAAGAGTGTACCCTTTAAAAGGGTTGTCCAAACAGTCAGTTATCTTCCTCATTTTATATCCTGGGTTGTCGTATACGGTATCGCTGTAGCACTGTTTGCCGAAAATGGAGGCTTGTTCAATGATTTGTTTGTCCTGCTCGGGTTATTGGAAAAACCAAAAGCAATACTAACTGATCCTGATGCCTTCTGGACTGTTTCTGTGCTTTCTGCAGTATGGAAAGAGATGGGATGGAATGCCATTATCTTTCTTGCTGCAATCGCCGGTATCAATCCGGCTTTATATGAAGCTGCAGATGTAGATGGTGCCAGTAGGATTGCCAAAATAAAGCATATTACCCTTCCTTCTTTGAAAAGTGCCATAGTTATTGTTCTGATTCTCAAAGTTGGATACCTCTTTAAGGGCGGAGCTTTTGAACAGTGTTTTCTCTTCGGAAACCGCATGAATAACGGGGCGTCCGAAATTATTCCCACTTATGCCTTTAGGGTTGGTCTGGTGAACGGTCGATATGCATTTGCTACAGCAGTCGATCTATTACAGTCATCGGTAGCTATTGTTGTCGTATATCTGATTAATTTTATTTCGAAAAAATTAACTGATTCCAGTCTTTTTTAA
- a CDS encoding response regulator, with translation MKVIIVDDEQIIRQGIKTFVPWEALKCTMVGEAANGLEALLLMEKVNADIIISDIRMPLMDGLDLSRELRLKYPDCRIILLTGYEDFDYARKALQYQVEDYLLKPVGDDELTKVIGKTVKKLEAEINRQKKNIQLKNMIIENKESILKNYIENLITGNIPDSRILPKIEDLHINIFEHGIYQLIIIFPDQDFSEILIPENSFIIPYFIDRQEGRLVLHHIDPLEDTFFKNLKSKNISAAVGSKVAGISNLQDSLQEAESACTYRCFLNSPALIHQSDKEFFKTRFLRMLPDPLSYEDVEIRIIEMFHSLHPEIKDLLSSLLHSCVLDGNRQEDFIRYCRRFYNLARKEVERKGIKISLNKNDPFEKVNIYDPWKTIQEKTEQIFFGLEENVLNSSKKQFSLITSQTISYIEKHFKENISLSYIADTLAVSESHISRIFKKETGINFVPWVNKYRVEYSLDLLASGEYKLYDIADLSGFSDYKYYTRQFKRVMGISPTEFRKNLLSPQK, from the coding sequence ATGAAAGTAATAATTGTTGATGATGAACAGATAATCAGACAGGGAATAAAGACATTTGTACCCTGGGAAGCACTTAAATGTACAATGGTTGGAGAAGCCGCGAATGGATTAGAGGCGCTCCTTCTTATGGAAAAGGTAAATGCAGATATTATTATAAGTGATATCCGTATGCCCTTGATGGATGGATTGGATCTTTCCCGGGAGTTGAGATTAAAGTATCCTGACTGCAGGATCATACTTCTTACGGGTTATGAAGACTTTGATTATGCCAGAAAAGCCTTACAATATCAGGTGGAAGATTATCTTCTGAAACCTGTCGGGGATGATGAACTTACCAAAGTCATTGGAAAAACTGTTAAAAAGCTGGAAGCTGAAATAAATCGGCAGAAAAAAAATATTCAACTGAAAAATATGATAATTGAGAATAAAGAGAGTATTCTCAAAAACTATATAGAGAATCTAATAACAGGCAATATTCCGGATTCCAGAATATTGCCGAAGATTGAAGACCTTCATATCAATATCTTTGAACATGGTATTTATCAGCTGATAATCATTTTTCCTGATCAGGATTTTTCTGAAATTCTTATTCCCGAAAACAGTTTTATAATCCCCTATTTTATTGACAGACAGGAAGGGCGTCTGGTTCTTCATCATATCGATCCCCTTGAAGATACATTCTTCAAAAATCTTAAATCAAAGAATATCTCTGCCGCTGTCGGATCAAAAGTTGCCGGTATCAGTAATTTACAGGATTCACTTCAGGAGGCAGAATCTGCCTGCACATACCGGTGTTTTCTGAATTCCCCGGCATTAATTCATCAAAGTGATAAGGAATTCTTTAAAACCAGATTCCTCAGAATGCTGCCGGATCCTTTGAGCTATGAGGATGTTGAGATCAGGATTATTGAGATGTTTCATTCCCTCCATCCTGAAATAAAAGATCTCCTTTCCAGTCTGTTGCATTCATGTGTCCTGGATGGAAACCGGCAAGAGGATTTTATACGGTATTGCCGTCGTTTTTATAATCTTGCCCGGAAAGAAGTTGAAAGAAAGGGAATCAAAATAAGTCTCAATAAAAATGATCCTTTTGAAAAAGTTAATATCTATGACCCATGGAAAACCATACAGGAGAAAACTGAACAAATATTTTTTGGATTGGAGGAAAATGTCCTGAATTCCTCAAAAAAACAATTTTCATTAATTACTTCTCAGACAATTTCCTATATTGAAAAACATTTTAAAGAAAATATTTCTCTAAGTTATATTGCTGATACACTCGCTGTCAGTGAAAGTCATATTTCCAGAATATTTAAGAAGGAGACGGGAATCAATTTTGTACCCTGGGTTAACAAATACAGGGTTGAATATTCTCTGGATTTATTAGCATCTGGAGAATACAAATTATATGATATTGCTGATCTTTCAGGGTTTAGCGATTATAAATATTATACCAGGCAGTTTAAAAGAGTTATGGGCATATCCCCTACAGAATTCAGAAAAAACCTTTTATCACCACAAAAATGA
- a CDS encoding carbohydrate ABC transporter permease, protein MENYRALIGDSRWVGAFFVSVGRTVLGTIGGVSFTAMVAYGLSPRNLVFKKLYFGIVILAMYTVRSIITFYILLRGLGLLNSFFVYIVPNLLDIFLLLIAVNFFREIPDELKESAYIDGANDLLIFFKIIVPVSKPLIATMALFIGVWQWNSWIDSSYFVRSESLRTMSYRMIEVINSSNMPQEATGSLYATSAQLYTSKSLQMAAIIITVVPIVLLYPFLQKHFVKGIMIGSVKG, encoded by the coding sequence TTGGAAAACTACAGAGCATTAATTGGTGACAGTCGCTGGGTCGGTGCGTTTTTTGTTTCTGTAGGAAGAACTGTATTGGGCACTATCGGTGGAGTCTCTTTTACCGCCATGGTTGCTTATGGACTTTCTCCCAGGAATCTTGTTTTTAAAAAGTTGTATTTTGGTATTGTTATTTTAGCCATGTATACTGTCAGGTCCATTATCACTTTCTATATTCTTCTCAGAGGACTTGGGCTTTTAAATAGTTTTTTTGTCTATATTGTTCCCAATTTACTGGATATCTTTCTCCTTCTTATAGCCGTTAATTTTTTCAGGGAGATTCCTGATGAATTGAAAGAATCCGCCTATATCGACGGAGCGAATGATCTGCTTATTTTTTTTAAGATTATTGTTCCTGTATCAAAACCATTGATTGCGACAATGGCACTTTTTATCGGAGTTTGGCAGTGGAATTCATGGATTGATTCATCATATTTTGTTCGTTCAGAATCATTGAGAACCATGTCTTATCGGATGATTGAGGTTATAAATTCAAGCAATATGCCTCAGGAAGCTACTGGGAGCTTATATGCCACAAGCGCTCAATTATATACAAGCAAATCACTTCAGATGGCAGCAATCATTATTACAGTGGTTCCCATTGTATTACTATATCCCTTTCTGCAGAAACACTTTGTAAAAGGGATCATGATTGGTTCAGTGAAGGGTTAA
- a CDS encoding sensor histidine kinase, giving the protein MKWNIFQPGMVRKLFISYITIILFPFCLLFGYLYLQIAGEVYRQYSETEQLLLEKNLITIQEKLDQYEAVHKLFQTNRVLLELLSGDYYTPADSMYHFLKYIRPLFEYVELNTPDLKRLCLYSINENLSILKPEIIHLSEGPNVGSFSEEIKGQWNFFPGENNEESSFHFLKPIFNNEYTRELGFLELQIPETAISNLVAREDWESGKEVLFYLDKEDKILLTGSENTMDFPLYKDLIQNFINGNKSDFGIIRRTNKKYVINRVEIESIGLDLLLIQEVDGRFPGFKKKRDLVFLLLLVFLLLLTFVYQVIIYFYARRINALAAHMKTIDKGNFNQIPVDHRKDEITCLVGVFNDMIYRIDELVNRVHKEELMRKEIAYSALQAQVKPHFIYNTLETIRMLAEANDDINVAELCYRFGLFIRYTLASHKKEVTLKDEFDNIRNFIEIYHYRFGARLESVIAPGTETLNIICPWFLLQPIVENSVIHGLSGNVRKGQIVVESGFRDGKLVISITDNGRGISGIKIKELHNSLLKNEISGETDHLNGSLGVTNVYERLKVFYGPEAQFIIDSEEGKGTVVMMIIPAEELQYAENPSC; this is encoded by the coding sequence ATGAAATGGAATATTTTTCAACCGGGAATGGTGAGAAAGCTCTTTATCTCTTACATAACAATTATTCTGTTTCCCTTCTGCTTGCTGTTCGGATACTTATATCTGCAAATAGCAGGGGAAGTGTACCGACAGTATTCAGAAACAGAACAGTTACTTCTTGAAAAAAATCTTATAACAATTCAGGAAAAATTGGATCAGTATGAAGCTGTTCACAAGCTTTTTCAGACTAACCGGGTTCTTCTTGAACTCTTATCCGGGGATTATTATACACCGGCAGATAGTATGTATCATTTCCTCAAATACATCCGTCCACTTTTTGAATATGTGGAATTAAATACACCTGACTTAAAGCGCTTATGTCTATATTCAATAAATGAAAATCTTTCAATTTTAAAGCCCGAGATCATTCACCTGTCTGAAGGACCGAATGTAGGATCTTTTTCAGAAGAAATAAAAGGGCAGTGGAATTTTTTCCCGGGTGAAAACAACGAAGAATCGAGCTTTCATTTCTTGAAACCAATTTTTAACAATGAATATACGCGGGAACTGGGATTTTTAGAACTGCAGATTCCTGAAACTGCAATTAGTAATTTGGTGGCAAGAGAGGATTGGGAGTCTGGAAAAGAGGTTCTGTTTTATCTGGACAAAGAGGATAAAATCCTTTTAACAGGTTCCGAGAATACAATGGATTTTCCGCTCTATAAGGATCTGATTCAGAATTTTATAAATGGAAATAAAAGCGACTTCGGAATAATCCGCAGAACTAATAAAAAATATGTAATCAATCGGGTTGAAATTGAGAGTATTGGTCTCGATCTTTTGCTCATTCAAGAGGTTGACGGTAGATTCCCTGGTTTTAAAAAAAAGAGAGACCTGGTTTTTTTGCTGCTACTGGTTTTTCTTCTTCTCCTGACTTTTGTTTATCAGGTCATTATCTATTTCTATGCCCGTAGAATTAATGCTCTGGCTGCTCATATGAAGACTATCGATAAAGGGAACTTCAATCAGATTCCGGTGGATCATAGAAAGGATGAAATTACCTGCCTGGTCGGGGTTTTCAACGATATGATATACCGGATTGATGAACTAGTTAACCGGGTTCATAAAGAGGAGCTGATGCGTAAGGAAATCGCATATTCGGCTCTGCAGGCTCAGGTCAAACCACATTTTATTTACAATACTCTTGAAACCATCAGAATGCTTGCAGAAGCAAATGATGATATCAATGTAGCAGAACTATGTTACCGTTTTGGTCTGTTTATTCGTTATACTCTGGCTTCTCATAAAAAAGAAGTGACTCTCAAAGATGAGTTCGATAATATTAGGAACTTTATTGAAATATATCACTACCGATTCGGAGCTAGGCTTGAGTCAGTCATCGCCCCGGGAACCGAAACATTGAATATTATCTGTCCATGGTTTCTGTTGCAGCCTATCGTTGAGAATTCAGTGATTCATGGTCTTTCTGGCAATGTCAGAAAGGGACAGATTGTTGTCGAATCCGGCTTCAGGGATGGGAAATTGGTGATTTCCATTACTGATAATGGCAGAGGAATATCAGGAATCAAAATTAAGGAACTGCATAATTCACTGTTAAAGAATGAGATTTCTGGAGAAACAGATCATCTAAATGGAAGTTTAGGGGTGACAAATGTGTATGAACGCCTGAAAGTGTTTTATGGTCCTGAAGCTCAATTTATTATTGACAGTGAAGAAGGGAAAGGAACTGTTGTAATGATGATTATTCCTGCGGAGGAATTACAATATGCTGAAAATCCTTCTTGTTGA